From a single Anaerolineales bacterium genomic region:
- a CDS encoding choline/ethanolamine kinase family protein — protein MTLTIDKAIAKVPFLAESKNLKRNALSGGITNLNFKVEADGKAYVIRLAGENTELLGIKRDVEHVANRVAGELGIAPEVMFFIEPEGYIVTSFVNGRHIPREEMIMPDYLSQVVKKIRLFHRRAPKLKGEFDVFKRIEMLTKVSKQKGAKFPSDWDFIMQKMNEARKALEKDPYTPTPCHNDLLNLNWLEEDVAGDLGELRLMDWEYAGMGDVFFDLANFAHHHRLNEEQVRFFLNEYFGEVTPKLYARLRLMWPMSELHEAMWGTTQTVISTLEEDFQGYAHLWFGRFRQHVTDYRWEQWLKDVAKKKNKK, from the coding sequence ATGACTTTAACGATCGACAAAGCGATAGCGAAAGTTCCCTTCCTTGCGGAATCGAAGAACCTTAAACGCAATGCGTTGAGCGGCGGCATCACCAATTTGAATTTCAAGGTCGAAGCCGACGGCAAGGCGTACGTGATCCGGCTTGCAGGAGAAAACACCGAACTGCTGGGAATCAAGCGCGATGTAGAGCATGTGGCGAACCGCGTCGCAGGTGAACTCGGGATCGCGCCGGAGGTCATGTTCTTCATCGAGCCGGAAGGCTACATCGTCACAAGTTTTGTCAACGGCAGGCATATTCCCCGCGAAGAAATGATCATGCCCGATTATCTCTCGCAGGTCGTAAAAAAGATCCGCCTATTCCATCGCCGCGCGCCGAAACTAAAAGGCGAGTTCGATGTCTTTAAACGCATCGAAATGCTGACCAAGGTTTCAAAACAAAAAGGCGCAAAATTTCCGAGCGATTGGGACTTCATCATGCAAAAGATGAACGAAGCCCGCAAGGCGCTCGAAAAAGATCCGTACACCCCCACGCCCTGCCATAATGACCTGCTCAACCTGAACTGGCTGGAGGAGGATGTCGCGGGAGACCTTGGCGAACTGCGTTTGATGGATTGGGAATATGCCGGCATGGGCGATGTTTTCTTTGACCTTGCGAACTTCGCGCACCATCACCGCCTGAACGAGGAACAGGTACGCTTCTTCCTTAACGAGTATTTTGGTGAGGTGACCCCGAAGCTTTACGCCCGCCTGAGGCTGATGTGGCCCATGTCTGAACTACACGAGGCGATGTGGGGGACGACACAAACTGTCATTTCCACACTGGAGGAGGATTTCCAAGGATACGCGCACTTATGGTTCGGGCGGTTCCGCCAACATGTAACAGATTACCGCTGGGAACAATGGTTGAAGGATGTAGCGAAGAAGAAAAACAAAAAATAA
- a CDS encoding histidinol-phosphate transaminase has product MKKIEEYYAPWVKGIPMYVSDHIEKAWRDPSLHRMMSNENPLPPSDKVLDAMFKYAKMANRYPDQGLVVRTKIAEMNNVDGPENVMIGNGSSEVYDNIFRMFLVPQQDEIIQHTPCFAIYQLRGTLLGAKMVNVPMIYKDDYLHFDPDGILNAITDKTKIIVVANPNNPTGNFMDAKDFIRIAETGIPFVIDEAYVEYSGLGMSQVQLTKKYKNVLITRTLSKAYGLAGMRFGYTIADKDVIAQISGSLLPWNVGTIPMWAALAAFEDQEGLAERVKFNNDAVDFITESLSVIPGFIVFPSKSNYILFDCGKTGKTGKEVLAYAETKGIILRGESKKYGSDGWFRVTIGTKEENELFVNTVLEFFGMKK; this is encoded by the coding sequence ATGAAAAAAATCGAAGAATACTACGCCCCATGGGTCAAGGGAATTCCGATGTACGTCTCGGATCATATCGAGAAGGCATGGCGCGACCCGTCCCTGCACCGTATGATGTCCAATGAAAATCCACTGCCACCTTCGGACAAGGTGCTGGATGCAATGTTCAAATACGCCAAAATGGCGAACCGCTATCCCGACCAAGGGCTGGTTGTGCGCACCAAGATCGCCGAGATGAACAACGTGGACGGTCCTGAGAACGTGATGATCGGCAACGGCTCGAGCGAAGTCTACGACAACATCTTCCGCATGTTCCTCGTGCCGCAACAGGATGAGATCATCCAGCACACGCCATGCTTTGCCATCTATCAACTGCGCGGCACACTGCTCGGCGCAAAGATGGTCAATGTACCGATGATCTACAAGGACGACTACCTGCACTTCGACCCGGACGGCATCCTGAACGCCATCACCGACAAGACCAAGATCATCGTTGTTGCGAACCCCAACAACCCGACCGGCAATTTCATGGACGCCAAGGACTTCATCCGCATTGCAGAGACCGGCATTCCTTTCGTCATTGACGAGGCGTACGTGGAATACTCCGGGCTGGGCATGTCGCAGGTGCAGTTGACAAAGAAATACAAGAACGTGCTCATCACCCGCACACTGTCGAAGGCGTACGGTCTGGCTGGGATGCGCTTCGGCTATACCATCGCAGACAAGGACGTGATCGCCCAAATCTCCGGCTCGCTCCTGCCTTGGAACGTAGGGACGATCCCGATGTGGGCGGCGCTGGCAGCCTTTGAAGACCAGGAGGGACTCGCCGAACGCGTCAAATTTAACAACGATGCTGTGGACTTCATCACCGAATCCTTAAGCGTCATCCCCGGCTTCATCGTCTTTCCGTCGAAATCGAACTACATCCTGTTCGACTGCGGCAAGACCGGCAAAACCGGCAAGGAGGTGCTTGCCTACGCCGAAACAAAAGGCATCATTCTGCGCGGTGAAAGCAAGAAATACGGCAGCGACGGCTGGTTCCGTGTAACGATCGGCACCAAGGAAGAGAACGAGTTGTTCGTGAATACTGTGCTCGAGTTTTTCGGGATGAAGAAATAG
- a CDS encoding FAD-dependent oxidoreductase produces MSEFPTQAQVVIIGGGVGGASIAYHLTKMGWKDVVIVEKHELTSGSTWHSAGLVGQMRSDANLTRMMHYSTDLYRSLKAETGQDTSWREVGGIRLASSFERMEETRRLVGLARSFGVPMELISPKEAQDMFPLMDIKGVVGAAYTPNDGSIDPTGLTNALAIGAKNRGAQILPYTTVTAINVKNGRVHEVVTDKGTIKTEVVVNAAGMWGREIGKMVGLSLPVIPMAHLYILTKPIEGVTNTFPNLRDPDLLVYWREEVGGLVTGGYERDPATFGLKGIPKDFKYQLLAPDWERFTPLMENSIRRVPAIENAEVIQLLNGPEGFTPDGEFLLGPTSVKGFWVACAFCAHGLAGAGGIGKVMAEWIIDGSPEWDVWRLDVRRFGPNYNSLEYVRARTLETYTQYYDIHYPGEERLSKRNVRVSPTYFRLRDLGCSFGEKMGWERPNWFRKYEEHATHGHEPRGWMRHNWSRAIGHEHLMTRENAGLFDETSFNKFEVRGPGALKFLNYVCANQIDVPVGNLVYTQALNKRGGIECDFTVTRLAEDRFFIVTGTAFGQHDMSWLSLQIPGNGSVTLEDVGSNYACIGMWGPKARTILEKVTTDDVSNAGFPYMTAKRITVGDVPVLASRVTYVGELGWEFYCPMEYGLRLWDTLWEAGQPDGMVAAGYKAIDSLRLEKGYRYWSGEISPDYTPYEAGLGFAVKLDKDDFIGKDALVKQKADGIKIKLCTMTLTDDRTIVMGKEPIRVDGKTVGWVASGGFGYSVNKSIAYAYLPMEDSKPGTTLEIECFGEQVGAEVVQTVLWDPKNERIKA; encoded by the coding sequence ATGTCTGAATTTCCAACGCAGGCGCAGGTCGTCATCATCGGCGGAGGCGTGGGCGGCGCAAGCATTGCCTATCACCTGACCAAAATGGGCTGGAAGGATGTCGTGATCGTGGAAAAGCACGAACTGACATCCGGTTCCACCTGGCATTCGGCTGGTCTCGTGGGTCAGATGCGCTCCGATGCAAACCTGACGCGCATGATGCACTACAGTACGGATCTGTACCGCAGTCTCAAAGCCGAAACAGGGCAGGATACTTCATGGCGCGAAGTGGGCGGCATCCGTCTCGCCTCGTCCTTCGAGCGCATGGAGGAGACCCGCCGCCTCGTTGGTCTCGCTCGATCCTTTGGCGTGCCCATGGAGTTGATCTCCCCCAAAGAAGCACAGGACATGTTCCCGCTGATGGACATCAAAGGCGTGGTCGGCGCGGCATACACCCCCAACGACGGCAGCATCGACCCGACCGGGTTGACCAACGCGCTCGCCATCGGCGCAAAAAACCGCGGGGCGCAGATCCTGCCCTATACCACGGTAACAGCCATCAACGTCAAGAACGGACGCGTGCATGAGGTCGTCACCGACAAAGGGACGATCAAGACCGAGGTCGTGGTCAACGCCGCGGGGATGTGGGGACGCGAGATCGGAAAGATGGTCGGGTTGAGTCTGCCCGTCATCCCGATGGCGCATCTGTACATCCTGACCAAACCCATCGAAGGTGTGACCAATACTTTCCCCAACCTGCGTGATCCCGACCTGCTCGTCTATTGGCGTGAAGAGGTCGGCGGTTTGGTCACGGGCGGATATGAACGCGACCCCGCCACCTTCGGCTTGAAAGGCATCCCCAAGGATTTCAAATATCAACTGCTGGCACCGGATTGGGAACGCTTTACGCCGCTGATGGAAAACTCCATCCGCCGCGTGCCTGCCATTGAAAATGCCGAAGTCATTCAACTGCTGAATGGTCCCGAAGGCTTCACTCCCGACGGTGAATTCCTGCTTGGACCAACCTCCGTCAAAGGCTTCTGGGTGGCATGCGCGTTCTGCGCACATGGCTTGGCAGGCGCGGGTGGCATCGGCAAAGTAATGGCGGAATGGATCATTGACGGCTCGCCCGAATGGGACGTGTGGCGGCTGGATGTGCGCCGCTTTGGTCCGAACTACAACAGCCTCGAATACGTACGCGCGCGCACCCTCGAAACCTACACCCAATATTACGACATCCACTACCCCGGCGAAGAGCGCCTTTCCAAACGCAACGTGCGCGTCTCGCCCACGTACTTCCGTTTGCGCGATCTCGGCTGCTCCTTCGGCGAGAAGATGGGCTGGGAACGCCCGAACTGGTTCCGCAAATATGAAGAACACGCCACGCACGGGCACGAACCGCGCGGATGGATGCGCCACAACTGGAGCCGCGCCATCGGGCACGAACATTTGATGACGCGCGAGAACGCCGGTCTGTTCGACGAAACCTCGTTCAACAAATTTGAAGTGCGCGGACCGGGCGCATTGAAATTCCTAAATTATGTGTGCGCCAATCAAATTGATGTGCCCGTCGGCAACCTTGTCTACACGCAAGCACTCAACAAACGCGGCGGCATCGAGTGCGATTTTACGGTCACGCGCCTTGCCGAAGACCGCTTCTTCATCGTCACAGGGACAGCCTTTGGTCAGCATGACATGTCCTGGCTCTCGCTTCAGATACCCGGCAATGGCAGCGTGACGCTCGAAGACGTCGGCTCGAACTACGCCTGTATCGGCATGTGGGGACCCAAGGCTCGTACCATCCTTGAAAAAGTGACCACGGACGACGTTTCCAATGCAGGCTTTCCTTACATGACCGCGAAACGCATCACCGTCGGGGATGTGCCCGTGCTTGCTTCACGCGTGACGTACGTCGGTGAACTTGGCTGGGAGTTCTACTGCCCGATGGAATACGGTCTGCGGCTGTGGGACACACTCTGGGAAGCCGGTCAGCCCGACGGTATGGTGGCGGCTGGATACAAAGCCATCGATTCCCTGCGCCTTGAAAAAGGCTATCGCTATTGGAGCGGTGAAATTTCGCCCGACTACACACCCTACGAAGCCGGTCTCGGATTTGCCGTCAAACTCGACAAAGACGATTTCATCGGCAAGGATGCGCTCGTCAAGCAGAAGGCGGATGGCATCAAGATCAAACTCTGCACGATGACCCTCACCGACGACCGCACGATCGTGATGGGCAAGGAGCCGATCCGAGTCGACGGGAAAACCGTCGGCTGGGTGGCTTCAGGCGGATTTGGCTACTCGGTCAACAAATCGATCGCGTATGCATACCTGCCGATGGAAGATTCCAAGCCCGGCACAACACTGGAGATCGAATGTTTCGGCGAACAGGTCGGCGCGGAAGTCGTGCAAACCGTCTTGTGGGATCCGAAGAACGAACGCATCAAAGCATGA
- a CDS encoding NUDIX domain-containing protein: protein MIEELLDIVDDNDHVIGQESRTIVHQRGLQHRGVHVFLFTDDGKMLIQKRSADRAASPSLLDCSISEHVKAGEDYHDAAVRGMKEELGVEGIEIERLTKFRMNYGVNDNEISELYQGVVHPELVQFDPVEIESVMYLSMDELRRMLQEQRPLLCGWFVEMLDLYFNGRGKMQVMG from the coding sequence ATGATAGAAGAGCTGCTGGATATCGTGGACGACAACGACCATGTCATCGGACAAGAATCGCGCACCATCGTTCACCAGCGCGGACTTCAGCATCGCGGTGTGCATGTTTTTTTATTTACCGATGATGGAAAAATGCTGATCCAAAAACGCAGCGCCGATCGCGCCGCATCCCCCTCCCTGCTGGATTGCTCCATCTCGGAGCATGTCAAAGCTGGAGAAGATTATCACGATGCGGCAGTCCGCGGCATGAAGGAGGAGTTGGGTGTAGAGGGGATCGAGATCGAACGGCTGACCAAATTCCGCATGAACTATGGCGTGAACGACAACGAGATCAGCGAGTTATATCAAGGTGTGGTACATCCCGAACTTGTGCAGTTTGACCCCGTGGAAATCGAATCCGTGATGTACCTGAGTATGGATGAATTAAGAAGGATGCTTCAAGAGCAACGTCCGTTGCTGTGCGGATGGTTTGTAGAAATGCTGGATCTGTACTTTAACGGAAGGGGAAAAATGCAGGTAATGGGGTAA
- a CDS encoding CBS domain-containing protein encodes MTILVKDLMHPGVFTCKATATLGQVATLLNQHNVHALFVTDRDGRITGVITDFDLMAGEWLSSDEESLAVMRKLTAADLMSHPVDSVDADVTAAEAANHILRKKVSRLLVTENEKPVGTLAISDFVASITKSIKSKRRTVGDVMSDAILVCRGKTPVASAARAMTSSGWRSVLVVDIKGKVLGVVSGHDLLRFVKEGVNESLTVRDVMHPALTIDINASLREAADLMIQNHYHRLVVVDKDDPDAFPLGAISTFDIVAEMARPDSVWQKT; translated from the coding sequence ATGACCATTTTAGTAAAAGACTTGATGCACCCCGGCGTGTTCACCTGCAAAGCCACAGCCACACTGGGACAAGTGGCAACGCTGTTGAACCAGCATAATGTTCACGCCCTCTTCGTAACAGACCGTGATGGACGCATTACAGGCGTCATCACGGATTTTGATTTAATGGCAGGAGAATGGCTTTCTTCGGACGAGGAGAGCCTTGCAGTGATGCGAAAATTGACCGCGGCGGATCTAATGTCCCATCCGGTTGATTCTGTCGATGCAGATGTTACCGCCGCTGAAGCAGCAAATCACATTCTCAGAAAAAAGGTCAGCCGCCTGCTGGTCACCGAGAATGAAAAACCGGTCGGCACGCTTGCGATCTCCGATTTTGTTGCAAGCATTACCAAAAGCATCAAATCGAAACGACGGACCGTCGGCGATGTGATGTCGGATGCGATCCTCGTCTGCCGCGGCAAAACTCCCGTCGCCTCCGCCGCGCGCGCCATGACGTCCTCGGGCTGGCGTTCTGTGCTGGTTGTGGATATCAAAGGGAAAGTCCTCGGCGTGGTCAGCGGACATGACCTGCTGCGCTTTGTCAAAGAAGGCGTGAACGAGTCGTTGACCGTCCGCGATGTGATGCACCCCGCACTGACCATCGACATCAACGCCAGCCTGCGAGAAGCCGCGGATTTAATGATCCAGAATCATTATCACAGGCTGGTAGTGGTGGACAAGGACGACCCCGACGCATTTCCACTCGGCGCGATTTCCACCTTCGATATCGTGGCGGAAATGGCAAGACCCGATTCGGTTTGGCAAAAAACATGA
- a CDS encoding DeoR/GlpR family DNA-binding transcription regulator produces the protein MGKPLIPAQRREKIQDYLAVHQIARTADLMELLETSEATVRRDLEWLEQKGFLERTHGGAILNQRVVYEQEYQQRAQHFPEEKKRIGELAASLIEEGDIVFINSGTTATQVLHHIPRNPRITVFTNNVSALVDIGDPGFQLYVTGGEYQARSNSLAGRFALDSVNLVFANKAILGVDGISIKHGLTVPTNPEAEVVRKMIERTKGQVIVVADHSKWGSVSNFPIANIDKMDTLITDGGFSQRARKDLSEYSVDVLIANQST, from the coding sequence ATGGGAAAACCTCTCATTCCAGCCCAACGCAGGGAAAAAATCCAGGATTACTTGGCGGTTCATCAAATCGCGCGCACTGCCGACCTGATGGAACTGCTGGAAACCTCCGAGGCGACCGTGCGTCGCGACCTCGAGTGGCTGGAACAAAAAGGATTTCTCGAACGCACACATGGGGGCGCGATTTTAAATCAGCGTGTTGTTTATGAGCAGGAATATCAACAACGCGCACAGCATTTTCCTGAAGAAAAAAAACGCATCGGAGAACTTGCCGCATCGCTGATTGAAGAGGGTGATATCGTGTTCATCAACAGCGGCACGACTGCCACCCAGGTGCTGCATCACATCCCGCGCAACCCGCGTATTACGGTCTTCACGAACAACGTCAGCGCATTGGTGGATATCGGCGACCCGGGCTTTCAACTCTATGTGACGGGAGGCGAGTATCAGGCGCGTTCCAACTCCCTCGCCGGACGCTTCGCTCTCGACAGTGTGAACTTGGTCTTTGCAAACAAAGCGATTCTTGGCGTGGATGGGATCTCCATCAAACATGGGCTGACAGTGCCGACCAACCCTGAAGCGGAAGTCGTCCGCAAGATGATCGAGCGCACCAAGGGTCAGGTGATTGTGGTGGCAGACCATAGCAAGTGGGGCTCGGTCTCCAACTTTCCGATAGCGAATATCGATAAGATGGATACCTTGATCACGGACGGCGGTTTCAGCCAGCGCGCAAGAAAAGATCTGTCGGAATATTCGGTGGATGTGTTGATTGCAAATCAATCAACGTAA
- a CDS encoding HAD-IA family hydrolase gives MTIKAVFFDQDGVIIDTERDGHRVSFNMTFKEFGFTDEWDIEYYHELLQIAGGKERMKHHWKTKGFSKPLTEEEIDNLVKEMHKRKTALFVELIETGKLPLRPGIHRFMKEAMEAGLKIAVCTTSNEKAAKAVTEKVLADIKFDLVLAGDVVEKKKPDPEIYNLALSKLGLQPDEAFVVEDSKNGVKAAKAAGLKTIVTTNHYTEKEDVNAGDVIVTCLGDPNGEKAKMRKGDLAGFDGVVHVKQLMDLFG, from the coding sequence ATGACAATCAAAGCAGTCTTTTTCGACCAGGACGGCGTGATCATCGACACTGAGCGCGACGGTCACCGCGTATCGTTCAATATGACTTTCAAAGAGTTCGGCTTCACCGACGAATGGGACATAGAGTATTACCACGAACTCCTCCAGATCGCGGGCGGCAAGGAGCGCATGAAGCACCACTGGAAGACGAAGGGCTTCTCCAAGCCGTTGACCGAGGAGGAGATCGACAACCTCGTCAAGGAGATGCACAAGCGCAAGACCGCGCTGTTCGTGGAACTGATCGAGACGGGCAAACTGCCGCTTCGCCCGGGCATTCATCGCTTCATGAAGGAGGCGATGGAGGCGGGATTGAAGATCGCGGTCTGCACCACCTCCAATGAAAAAGCCGCAAAAGCCGTGACTGAAAAGGTCCTCGCAGACATCAAGTTCGACCTCGTGCTCGCCGGAGACGTGGTCGAGAAGAAAAAACCCGACCCCGAGATCTACAATTTGGCGCTTTCCAAATTGGGACTTCAGCCCGATGAAGCCTTTGTGGTCGAAGATTCCAAGAACGGCGTGAAAGCCGCCAAAGCTGCCGGGCTGAAGACCATCGTCACTACCAATCACTACACCGAGAAGGAGGACGTCAACGCGGGCGATGTGATCGTCACCTGCCTCGGCGACCCGAACGGTGAGAAAGCCAAGATGCGCAAAGGCGATCTTGCAGGCTTCGACGGCGTGGTGCATGTAAAGCAGTTAATGGATTTGTTCGGATAA
- a CDS encoding class II fructose-bisphosphate aldolase, whose translation MSIVNAKEIMVEAAKNGYAVGAFNITDLLQFEAVVDAAIETKSPVIVQTSVKPSKFLGTNMMVAIYRTLAESAPVPVCLHLDHCTEIDYCKKCADAGYTNIMIDASKQPFEENIRQTKEVVDYCHSVGNISVEGELGTVGGVEDQIKVAEDEAQLANPQQSIEFVERTGVDIFAPAIGTAHGVYKTKNPKVDFERMATIHKMLNGNGIKTPLVVHGGTGLPDDYIEKLLAAGGAKFNVSTELKHTLIDAKWEYINAHRDEYDPGKLDTFVRDATRKAVIGWMQKLKSVGKA comes from the coding sequence ATGTCTATCGTAAACGCAAAGGAAATCATGGTCGAGGCGGCGAAGAACGGATACGCCGTCGGGGCGTTCAACATCACCGACCTGCTCCAGTTCGAGGCGGTGGTCGACGCCGCCATCGAGACCAAATCGCCGGTCATTGTGCAGACATCGGTCAAACCGTCCAAGTTCCTCGGCACGAACATGATGGTGGCGATCTACCGCACACTGGCGGAATCGGCGCCGGTGCCGGTCTGTCTGCATCTCGATCACTGCACGGAGATCGATTACTGCAAGAAGTGCGCGGACGCCGGGTACACCAACATCATGATCGACGCGTCCAAACAGCCGTTCGAGGAGAATATCCGCCAGACGAAGGAAGTAGTGGATTATTGCCACAGCGTCGGGAACATCTCGGTCGAAGGGGAGCTGGGTACCGTCGGCGGGGTCGAGGATCAGATCAAAGTCGCGGAGGATGAGGCGCAGTTGGCAAATCCGCAACAGTCCATTGAATTCGTCGAACGCACGGGCGTGGACATCTTTGCTCCCGCCATCGGCACTGCGCATGGCGTGTACAAGACCAAGAATCCGAAGGTGGACTTCGAGCGCATGGCGACCATCCACAAGATGTTGAATGGGAACGGCATCAAGACTCCGCTGGTGGTGCATGGCGGTACGGGTCTGCCTGACGATTACATCGAGAAACTGCTGGCTGCGGGCGGTGCGAAGTTTAACGTGTCCACTGAGTTGAAGCACACGTTGATCGACGCGAAATGGGAATACATCAACGCCCACCGCGACGAGTACGACCCCGGCAAACTGGATACCTTCGTCCGCGATGCGACGCGCAAGGCGGTCATCGGCTGGATGCAAAAGTTGAAGAGTGTCGGCAAGGCATAA
- a CDS encoding TIGR03960 family B12-binding radical SAM protein, translating to MLTPEQIESKLERILLKVQKPGRYVGGELNSIIKDWEKTQTKVAFVFPDVYDIGVSNVGLKVLYDQVNQRDDALAERAYSPWLDMEALMREHGIPLYALESKQHLACFDLIGFSLPYETLFTNAINVLDLAGVPVRSIERDETHPIIIAGGHAATNPEPMHAFIDAFVIGEGEEVIHEIIDVIQRTKGQAREKTLRELVKLNGVYVPRFYETTYMEDGTVAYTEPTIPEAPKVVNKRIVAKLPPPPTKFIVPNIDVVHNRVSVEIMRGCTRGCRFCQAGMITRPVRERSVEEVVDAAEQAVRATGFEELALLSLSSSDYSYIKDLVDAISKRFEGRKLTVSLPSLRIESVSVDLMEKLKQRRSGGFTLAPEAASERMRKIINKYIPDEDIINTTREIYSRGWTTIKLYFMIGHPSETLEDVQAIADLCKRVIAEGRKVAGWKVKLHAGVSTFVPKPQTPFQWVSCDTRDSVLDKQALLKRELLKDKSIKLSWTKPDDTLVEAWLSRGDRRMADVIYSAWKNGTRFDAWEEGRNFDAWMAAFEEHGLDHTFYTYRQRRTDEVFPWEHITAAVRKNFLFQDFRMSLEGQIRVDCRLNCFACGILPTFANLRRENPGEGWKCPEVKTPARKIDVELPVVGD from the coding sequence ATGTTAACCCCTGAACAGATCGAAAGCAAACTCGAACGAATTCTCTTAAAAGTACAGAAGCCGGGTCGCTACGTGGGCGGTGAACTCAATTCCATCATCAAAGATTGGGAAAAGACACAGACCAAGGTCGCCTTTGTTTTCCCCGATGTGTACGATATAGGCGTCTCGAATGTTGGGCTGAAGGTGCTGTATGACCAGGTCAATCAGCGGGATGACGCGCTCGCCGAACGCGCCTATTCCCCCTGGCTGGATATGGAAGCCTTGATGCGCGAACACGGGATCCCGCTCTACGCGCTCGAATCAAAACAACATCTAGCCTGCTTCGACCTGATCGGCTTTTCCCTCCCGTATGAGACCCTCTTCACTAATGCCATCAACGTATTAGATCTCGCCGGAGTCCCCGTCCGTTCGATAGAACGGGACGAGACACATCCCATCATTATCGCAGGCGGTCACGCCGCCACCAATCCCGAACCAATGCACGCCTTCATCGACGCGTTCGTCATCGGCGAAGGCGAGGAAGTCATCCACGAGATCATCGACGTCATTCAAAGGACGAAGGGACAAGCGCGCGAGAAAACCCTGCGAGAATTAGTCAAACTGAACGGCGTGTACGTGCCGCGCTTTTATGAAACCACCTACATGGAGGATGGGACTGTCGCCTACACCGAGCCGACCATCCCTGAAGCGCCCAAGGTGGTGAACAAACGCATTGTGGCAAAACTCCCGCCGCCACCGACGAAGTTCATCGTACCGAACATCGACGTGGTGCATAACCGCGTCTCGGTCGAGATCATGCGTGGATGCACGCGCGGGTGTCGATTCTGTCAGGCTGGAATGATCACCCGTCCCGTACGGGAACGAAGCGTGGAAGAGGTAGTGGATGCCGCCGAGCAGGCAGTCCGTGCGACGGGGTTCGAAGAACTGGCTTTGCTGTCGCTTTCCTCTTCCGATTATTCCTATATCAAAGATCTGGTGGATGCCATCAGCAAACGCTTTGAAGGACGCAAACTGACCGTCTCCCTGCCGTCATTGAGAATTGAGTCGGTGTCGGTGGATCTGATGGAAAAACTGAAACAGCGCCGTTCCGGCGGGTTCACACTCGCGCCCGAAGCCGCCAGCGAACGGATGCGCAAGATCATCAATAAATACATCCCTGATGAAGACATCATCAATACCACGCGCGAGATTTACAGCCGCGGCTGGACGACGATCAAATTGTATTTCATGATCGGGCATCCCAGCGAAACGCTGGAGGACGTGCAAGCCATTGCCGATCTGTGTAAGCGCGTCATCGCCGAGGGGCGCAAGGTCGCAGGTTGGAAGGTGAAACTGCACGCGGGAGTCAGCACCTTCGTGCCGAAGCCGCAAACGCCGTTCCAATGGGTTTCATGCGATACACGCGACAGTGTGCTGGATAAACAGGCATTGCTCAAGCGTGAATTACTAAAAGACAAAAGCATCAAATTGAGCTGGACCAAACCCGACGACACGCTGGTGGAAGCGTGGCTCTCGCGCGGCGACCGCCGCATGGCGGATGTCATTTATTCGGCATGGAAGAACGGCACGCGCTTCGACGCGTGGGAGGAAGGTCGCAACTTCGATGCATGGATGGCGGCGTTCGAAGAACATGGTCTTGACCACACCTTCTACACCTACCGCCAGCGCCGCACGGACGAGGTCTTCCCGTGGGAACACATCACTGCGGCTGTGCGAAAGAATTTCCTCTTCCAGGATTTCCGCATGTCACTCGAAGGTCAGATCCGCGTGGATTGCCGTTTGAATTGTTTTGCCTGCGGTATCCTGCCGACCTTTGCCAATCTGCGCCGCGAAAACCCCGGCGAAGGCTGGAAGTGTCCTGAGGTGAAAACACCCGCGCGAAAAATTGATGTTGAGCTTCCCGTGGTGGGTGATTAA